The Cicer arietinum cultivar CDC Frontier isolate Library 1 chromosome 1, Cicar.CDCFrontier_v2.0, whole genome shotgun sequence genome contains the following window.
GTTTACTCACCCAAATGAAGGCTGATAAGGTCACCCCGCATGTTTCCACCTACAACATTTTGATGAAAATAGAGGCCAATGAACACAAtcttgaaaatttgatgaagttcTTCGATCGAATGAAACGAGTGCAGGTTGAACCGAATGAAATATCTTACTGCATTTTAGCTACTGCACATGCAGTTGCTAGGTTATACACTGCAACTGAAACGTATGTTGAGGCTGTGGAGAAGTCTATGACAGGGAATAACTGGTCAACATTGGATATTTTGCTTATATTGTATGGGTATCTGGGGAGCCAGAAGGAGCTGGAAAGGATTTGGGATATCATTAAAGGACTTCCCTTTGTTAGATCTAAAAGTTATATGTTAGCCATTGAAGCATTTGGTAGGATTGGAGAGTTAAACCGAGCCGAAGAGATTTGGTCAGAAATGGAATCGGTAAAAGGATTGAAATCTGTAGAGCAATTCAATTCAATGATGACTGTGTATTGCAAACATGGAGTGCTTGACAAAGCAATCAGGTTGTACAAAAATATGAAGACAAAAGGGTGCAAACCGAATGCAATAACGTATCGCCATCTTGCTCTTGGCTGCTTGAAATCTGGTAAGGCAGAACAAGCTTTGAAGACATTAGACTTGGGCATGCGTTTTCCGCTTAACAAGAGCGTTAGAAATTCAACACCATGGTTGGAGACTACTCTTTCAGTTGCTGATCTTTTTGCTGAAAAAGGTGATGTTGGAAATGTTGAGAGACTGTTTGAAGAATTTCATAAAGCTAAGTACTGTAGGTATACTTTTGTATATAATACATTGATTAAGGCTTATGTAAAAGCTAAGATTTATAATCCAAATCTTTTGAAAAGGATGATTCTTGGAGGAGCTAGACCTGATGATGAAACTTACAGTCTTTTGAAAATTGCTGAGCAGTTTAGGACTTGattgtttaattgatatttcACAACGAGTTAGAATTATGCGTATCCTTATGTTGACTTTCTATTTATTATAAGCATGTATCAATTGCGGAACAAGAGTCAATAAGATGGAAGAGTTATTAAAGATCATCTGCCATTGCTTATGAAAGCTCTTTATTTTTGCATCTACATCTACAACTGATACTGTAAGGGTATAACATGTTGGATTTACATTTATCTCTCCAACTTCATAGCTACATTGCTCTATAATTTTtcatacatatacatatatatgatGAAAATCTGAACCATTAATCTCCCAGTCAACAAATGTTATTGCTAACTTTCCATCTAAAGGAGCTTCCTCACTTTAATGGAGCAAGGTTCATTTTTGTGGTAATCCCATAGCCTCAACTGATTGAGAAATAACTACAGACAATGtgaattatttatctatttatttattttgtttgtggAATATGTGTGAGATATCCGTTAAATTTTCCCTATTTATGAATTGAATTGAGTCCAATAAGAGGGACCTTTGGAGGATAGGTCTATGCTCTTGCGAGAGACAGGTTTGGACTACAGTTCAGGAAATATAACATATTATACCCTAGGGCCTACACTTCCTTTCTCTTGGAAAATGTTTGGCTTGAATTTTTTCTTCAAGATTTATGATTATAACCCACGAAAACAGTTGTCTTGATGGCTATGTAAGGATAGGCCTTGGGAATTGGGACAGTAGACAACTAGCACAATGTTTACAAAACCTGATGTGGCAACACTTGAGACTGAGGTTAGTTCTTTCAATTTTCATGTTCCAATACATACATGTCATAAAATTTGTCAAGTactattgaaaatattttagaattattCTATAGAATTATTGTATAGGTATATGATATCGCGTCCTATTATGTAAAATAGGAATCATAtcttctatatttattttgtatttattgtagGAGCTTACAAAATCCGACTCTGACAAACAATTTCACCATCTTATGCTTGTGGATAGAGTTAATTTTATTCTGCTATAAGACATTCTTGTGCAACTTTGCATAATGATTTggaaattgtaaattttaacATGCATTGAAGAAAATGTATTGGGAGACCTTCCTACCTCTCAACAAGTTCCCTTCTTCCTATTATCTAGAACAACAATTATATTTATGCAAACAAAAACTTGATTCACCTGTCAACAAAGCTTTAAATTCGAAAACCTGTTCATCCTCAATCTTCCTTAAACCAAAACCCATTTACCCAGAGACTAAGAATTTAGCTGAACATGTCATTGACAACATTGCCCTAGGCTAGCTTGACTAAATTGCAAGAGAACCAAACTTACTATCATGGAAACAACCGATGGGCCAGGATAATTGATTAAAACATGTTGAAGTGATAAAGAGATGAATATCACATCTTATTAGTAGTTACATAGAAAATATTACTTAACCAACAATACAGACGAAAACAAAAGAGACCAAGTGGGAAACCCCCTTTCAAACATGCAGTAACACCCAGTAAGACATCCGGTTCAGTTCATTCAGATAAAGTAATTTATGAACTGTGCAGCAGTAGCAATTGCAGCTCCTGTAATGGCATCTACTGCAATGTTGTCTTTTTTGCCGTTGCTGGCTGCAGATACCAGAGCACCTGTCACTGCACCTCCTACCATGGCATTCTTCTGCAATACATCAAACACCAAgagaaaaattaaacttaaattgaCAATAAAAGGCATGGTGCACCACCTAAAACAAAGTTAATAAACATTTAACacccaattttaaaattagatcaAAGTGCAGTTGCCAAAACTTATATTCAAATCTCTATCCACACTCCAATCACTTAAGCTACATCGATGAgggcatttaaaaaaaaaaatgatttgataCAATAGCCAGTTTACTATTAGAGTTATTTAAAACCAAACATGATGTTTGTTAGTAATAGTTTGAAATTTGTTGGATTAGATGCATCATATTGAAGACAATTCCGGAATTAAAGTGTTTTCTCTACTCTAACATAGAATCTACAATAATAACaagtctatttaaaattttgaaattagacTGTGGGGAGAATTACCCAGTCTCTAGTGCCACGGATCCTCTCTACCCCGTATTCCACTCCAACATATACACCAGCTATAGTTCCTGTAAGCAtggaaaagaaaatacattaaaaatagcTAATGCATTTACTAGTTGAACTTGCCATATTACATAATGCAACACAAGTCTTACCCCAGTATGCACCTTCTTTACACATCTTCTTCAGCTGCAACAAGACAAACTCTCATGAACAAAGAAAGAAGCATATCATGATCAACAAAATGTCTATTGAATGAGATTCCTTCCATTTTGAGGATCTAGATTCTCAGTATTCATACAATCACACAGTTCTCAATCTAACTGACTAACTGACAGATCAAGAAAGGATGACTCGTGTACCATCTTTGTATTTTGGATCTATTTATCAAAGTAAACACATGAGAAAGCAAAGGTTTCACATTTGCAATTGACTCTTGTACCATCCAATTTTGATTATTGAGTCAAATGTGTGATTCCTTGAAATCATGTTATTTCGATCTGACCGAATCTAGGGATTTCCCAGCCATTACTTTTTGCTGGGACTAAACCTCCCAAGTCCCAACACTATACTCTTAAacaaaaatgtatatatatagcaTGGATGAAAAGTTTTAGAGGAGATCATCCAATTTGTTTGATAGTTGAAAAGAGAAGCATCATAGATAGTTAAAAATTGGCTATAATATATACCAATCTGTAACATACTTAAAGGTGAAGATGTATACAACTGAAAATATAACAATGACAACAATGTTAAATAATGAACTTACagttttctcaaaatcattacttGAGATGCTTCCTGGAACAGACATGTTTAGTTAGTCAGATAAAGATCTTCACAAATGAAAAAAGGAAACACTAAAATGATGGCACATAAGTGAAAAGTATATAATATATTGATGTTGGTTAATAAATAACCCGAATCTAAACAAGGAAAATAATAAAGGATCAAAGTTTTCATCTTTTGGAAATGTAACAAAAGGGATGGTGAAATACTACTACCCTCCACTTACCCTTTCGAATTATATGATAGGTATCCTCTGCAACTGACCTTGTAGCTGCAACctgaagaaaaagaagaagaagggttGGTTGGAATTgtttaagaaaaataagaaattgaaGTGGATAAATGAAATAGTTACAGCTCCAATCTTCAAAAAACCATCAACAGTGAGGTTTAGGAATGGATTGCCCATGTCAATAACCACATCCACCGTAGGGGAAGATACTGACCCTGACATTCTGCTCCAAGGCATCTCTCACACTCACAATTCTTGTTCCTCTTTTTGGTTTATTTTTCAGTGACTTTTTAGTGACAAGCTTGATTGTTGGAGACTTAAATATCTAACTAGGTAGGTGTTTTTGccaataaaaagaaatatcacCACTGTTATGATTGGTTGTGATTCAAAATTGAGAATATCAATCTTACCATTTAcatatatgttttttaattaaataaagaataaagtCACGGTTAATAAACGAGGATAGCTTTTGTAGACCCCACCTGTTAGGGGAAAGCGCCCAAGGAAAAGATAGAGTGGATATCCATGTGTCACCATTGGCTTACTcttgatattattttgtttcaCTGTTTGACATCTGTGTGGTTTAATTATTTGTGCGATTTTGATTCATGCATATGGTAAAATATAGCTAAATTTCAGTTTTcttcattttgttatttttagattttactttctcctttattttttttagtccCTTGGACgttttaatcattaaaaaaaatattacatttcagtttaaattacaaatattaataacttaGGCCATGTATATCAAGATCTAATGTGTTGGCTATTTTTGGTAATTATCTTATGTGATCTTTCATTCTTACTTATAGATTTTTGTAATTGTACAAGTAGTTTATGTGATGGATAGAATCTATAAGAGTATAGTTCACATAATTTCATGTGTCAAAAATTATATTCCATAAATTACATCATCAAAGTTGACttcgaagatttaaaaaaatctaatatttttaaataactaacAATAGTTGGAGATATATACcttaatccatttttgttttttggggTATTCGAAAAATCTCATCTTTGTTTTCGAAAAGCATAAATTAAGgtaaataaatgaaatagatAAATGTAGAAATGAATATGATTATCACTGTATaatcaactaataaaattaacatgtgTGATTTTGTCTTTGACTCAAATAAcatttgtaattaaaaaaaatatgcaacTATATATTCCGTCAAGTCACCCCATTTTAATGgtatttagttttgaaattcAGTCATGATAAATAGTTGTTAATTTTAGTAGAAGGAGAGTTGAATTTACCATATTTTTGCTATGGCAGCTCTCTTAAACTACTAAACCACCTTATGATTTTTACATTACTTTTACTATATGACATTGACATAGAATAAACAATTCTCATTGATCATTAATGTAAAACTGATAGGTTTAATTGTACTTTTGATCCTTCTATtttcacaattttatataattggTCTCATGttttaaaagttgataatttttatctttttatcatattttttaacttaaaaaatgacaatttgacatattttaaatgacatgaTATATAATTCCGTGGTATAAAATTatctagatgtattaattatttatatgtcattagttaaattacaaaaataaaaaaattattgaaattaaaagttacatttttaaagaattttattgtgatttgaTAAGTGTTAATCATTCTAAATTATCGTATTATATATTAcgttgtttaaaatatattaaattgtcattttttagtttaaaaatctaataaaattatcaaattttatgaattaatacaaataagtgactaaaacaaaaattaagtcACATTAACATTATTTGTCCATTGCACTCTCGAAGAAAACCCCAAAAATGGGGTAATTCACTCTCTTAAGCTTTTGTTTGCCGACGTCAATTCTTCTCATGCTTTTGTTTTGCCGACGTCAATTCTTCTCATTTATTGAAATCTATAATAGCCAcattctttttttcatttttcatttaacGAAAATAGTTATTCCGGTTATAGTGAACACATAGTTACAATCCTCCTGATCCAAGCACAACGGATAGAGAGAAACGCGTGACcataataaagaaatataattgaaaaaattccCTCTATCTTTTCTTTTGGATCTATTTGTGGAAGTAAATGATTTGATGCAATTACAATAATTAACTATATGTAGGTTTAAAATTAcctacaaaatatttaaatatttgaatttggttttaaaaattcattttatttttaagaatggATCCAATTATCCAATAGTTAAGAGTCGattattaactaaaatttataataaaataaatattatttttacataaactgttatgttttttatcttaatatacagttttatattattatttaaaaattagtaatttatttttaaattaaaaatcacaatttattattattaatttaataataagtGGTGGCTGGAATTTGTTAGTCATGGgtgttgggttttgggctccctttctatgtggagaaaggcccaatatgtgcaagtccatgtgtctcacttaatcaagtggagagaggtcagattagtggGAGAGAGTGCTGAATTCAGAGAGtgaggcaaagagaaaagtgagagaggaagagcaaaaCTCAATTTCATGCAGTAGCAGTTTTTCCTGGTTTTTCTGCTgaactttgttctcaatttcatttttgttctctcattgttttggctgattgttgtgctggttaccttgttgtttttggctggttactgagcacgaatttgtgccatatttgaaactcttttgtacccatattttgatcatagtggagctctattactggcttggtcccgtggttgtttacttctcacattgagaaggtttttccacgttaaaaattattgtgtcctTTGTGGTAGTGATTTTAGTTGttgtgattatttgttgttgctcctcacagattcttgcaagtttgggaaattgattatccgctgcatattgctctgttatagttgttattgttattgttattgttattgttatttgttgttgaatttcccatcagagtggcatcagagctctttggttaaggggatgtttgacttgtttgaatgatggaggcaaatacaaatagaatgatttgtttgaatgacactaattatcacttatggaagggaaaaatgaaggatctgttatttgtgaagaatttGCATCTTCTTGTGTTTGCTAGTGAGAAGCCAGAATCCAAGACTGATGAGGATTGGAGTTTTGAACATCAGCAGGTTTGTGGTTTTATTCGGCAATATGTAGAAGACAATGTTTATAATCACATTGCTAATGAGGAACATGCAAGATCCTCGTGGAAGAAGATTGAATCTTTGTATGCTTCTAAATCAGGGAATAATAAGTTGTATTTGTTGAACTCCTTGATGAATTTGAGGTACAAGGAGGGGACTTCTATTTCAGAtcacttaaatgattttcaagggctcctagatcaattgtcaggtatgggtatcaaatttgatgatgaagtgttgggactatggctactgaatactctaccagattcttgggaaacttttcgggtttcaattacaaactcagcttctgatggtgttgtctctttttgcaaagtgtaaagggaagtgttcttaatgaggagatgagaaggaaggcACAAGGTACTTCATCTCATTCCGAGGTACTTGTCACTGAGAACAGGGGCCATAGCCAAAGAAAGGAACCGAAAGGGAACAGACAGAATAACAGAAGTACGAGTAGAGAGAACAACAGAAGTAAGTCCAAGTCTAGATACAAGAATGTGGAGTGCAATTATTGTCACAAAATGGGGCACATACAGAGGAACTGCATCATATGGAAAAAGGGAGAGCAAAAACAATAACAGTAAGCAAAGAGATAAgaatcatgatgatgatgaccgtGTTACTACTGCTACTTGTGATGATTTGATTATTCTCCGTGACTATGACTCAGTCAATCTTGTATCAGATGAGAGCATGTGGATTATTGATAGTGGTGCTACACTGCATGTTACACCAAGGAAGGAGTTCTTCACATCTTACACTTCTGGTGACTTTGGAGTGTTGAAGATGGGTAATGATGGTGTGTCCAAGGTAGTTGGTATTGGTGATGTTTGTTTGCAGACCAACATGGGAGTGCAGTTGTTGCTTAGATGAGTCAAACATGTTCCAAATGTTCGCTTTAATTTGATCTATGTGCATATGCTTGATGATGGTGGTTATGATAATCACTTTGGTTCAGGAAAATGGAAACTCACCAGAGGTAACTTAGTTGTGGCCAGATgggagaaaattaataaactgtATTGGACTAAAGCATTGGTTGCTAAAGACAGTGTGAATGCCATGGATATGGAGGCTTCTTTGTGGCACCACAAGCTTAGTCATATCAGTGAAAAGGGGCTGAATTGTTTAGCTAAAAAGGATGTACTTCCGGGATTAAAGAGTGCAGAGTTGGAGAAATATTCTCATTGCATGGCTGGTAAGCAGACTAGAGTATCCTTCAAGAAACATCCTTCCTCAAGGAAGTCAGAGTTGCTTGAATTGGTGCATTCTGATGTTTGTGGCCCGTTGAAGGTAAAGTCAATTAGTGGTGCACTTtactttattacttttattgatgattgttctAGAAAGCTTTGGGTCTATGCTTTGAAGACAAAAGACCAAGTTTTGGAGAAATTCAAAGAGTTCCATGTTATGGTGGAGAGACAGTCAGGCAAGAAGTTGAAATGCATTCGTACTGACAATGGTGGTGAGTATTGtggaccatttgatgtttattgcaAGCAGCACGGTATCAGACATGAAAAGACTCCTCCTAAAACTCCTCAGCTGAATGGTTTAGCAGAGAGAATGAACAGGACATTGATTGAAAGAGTTAGGTGTATGCTTTCTGAAGCAAAGTTGCCTAAGCATTTCTGTGGTGAAGCATTGCACACGACAGTGCATGTTATTAATCTGAAT
Protein-coding sequences here:
- the LOC101508903 gene encoding outer envelope pore protein 16, chloroplastic; translated protein: MPWSRMSGSVSSPTVDVVIDMGNPFLNLTVDGFLKIGAVAATRSVAEDTYHIIRKGSISSNDFEKTLKKMCKEGAYWGTIAGVYVGVEYGVERIRGTRDWKNAMVGGAVTGALVSAASNGKKDNIAVDAITGAAIATAAQFINYFI
- the LOC101504203 gene encoding pentatricopeptide repeat-containing protein At1g07590, mitochondrial, which produces MSLRSLRSILSQAKFIDTIRRTPGAIETHLSLKFFCTQTTQNEDSLCKRIEKLPKGESIGSAFRSWMRDGFPVRGADIFHTINRLRKLNFNKRALEVMEWVIRERPYRPRELDYSYLVEFTTKLHGIPHGESLFTRVPIEFQNELLFNNLVIACLDKGVVRLSLEYMKKMRELGYPISHLVFNRLIILYSSPSRRKMIPGLLTQMKADKVTPHVSTYNILMKIEANEHNLENLMKFFDRMKRVQVEPNEISYCILATAHAVARLYTATETYVEAVEKSMTGNNWSTLDILLILYGYLGSQKELERIWDIIKGLPFVRSKSYMLAIEAFGRIGELNRAEEIWSEMESVKGLKSVEQFNSMMTVYCKHGVLDKAIRLYKNMKTKGCKPNAITYRHLALGCLKSGKAEQALKTLDLGMRFPLNKSVRNSTPWLETTLSVADLFAEKGDVGNVERLFEEFHKAKYCRYTFVYNTLIKAYVKAKIYNPNLLKRMILGGARPDDETYSLLKIAEQFRT